In Nilaparvata lugens isolate BPH chromosome 5, ASM1435652v1, whole genome shotgun sequence, the following proteins share a genomic window:
- the LOC111060890 gene encoding uncharacterized protein LOC111060890, which produces MSSPSFILPDSPPPQHVLNYWQRKAAESCASSSAAPASAPASTAAAPHRPTSPGGEMVIPDIPIQRLRPAATWAPRRAVLTTLSNNIRQRQAKRKLDFEEGEVSGEEDSVLPQSKKRMLDEDSSLVPLIKEAELGFVELVNKPLPKPWVPLRELEEDQPYRIVSAREHTNQHGRRIILKIINAGSKCEVYLPQRFASCIDAGKILQFNETCKNYVLVVTHKCPNWTDIKIVKA; this is translated from the exons aTGAGTTCGCCGTCCTTTATCCTGCCGGATAGCCCGCCTCCGCAGCATGTGCTAAACTACTGGCAGCGCAAAGCTGCCGAGTCCTGTGCCAGCTCTTCTGCTGCTCCCGCCTCCGCTCCTGCCTCCACTGCAGCCGCTCCACACCGTCCGACATCACCAGGGGGCGAGATGGTGATTCCGGACATCCCCATCCAACGCTTGCGTCCAGCAGCTACGTGGGCTCCGCGGCGTGCTGTGTTGACGACGCTGTCGAACAACATCAGGCAGAGGCAGGCGAAGAGGAAACTCGACTTCGAGGAGGGTGAAGTCAGCGGCGAAGAGGATAGCGTGCTCcctcaatcaaag aaacgtatGCTGGATGAGGACTCCTCTCTCGTACCCTTAATAAAGGAGGCTGAATTGGGCTTTGTAGAACTCGTTAACAAACCACTACCCAAGCCATGGGTCCCGTTGCGCGAGTTAGAGGAGGATCAACCATACCGCATCGTGTCCGCGAGGGAGCACACAAACCAGCACGGCCGAcgcataattttaaaaataatcaatgcaggaagcaaatgcgAGGTGTATCTACCTCAAAGATTCGCTTCCTGCATTGATGCGGGAAAAATTCTGCAATTCAACGAAACGTGTAAAAATTATGTGTTAGTAGTTACGCATAAGTGCCCAAATtggacagatataaaaattgttaaagcttaa